The following nucleotide sequence is from Streptomyces caniferus.
CGCGGTGGTGGCCGGCTACTTCGACCACCACCGGCTTCCCCAGCGCCACGCCCCCGGCCGCATCAGCGCCGACCTGCCCACCGGCACGACGGTCGACGTCTCCTTCGACGACGCCGGACGCATCGGCGCGGTCGAGGTCGGCGGCATCGGCGGACCGGCCGCGCGCTGAGCCGACAGACGACAGGCAGCGGTGTGCAGGCGGCGGTCGGCAGACGGCGATCAGCAGGCCCCGATCGACGGGCCCCCGCCACGCGCTCCTGAGCCGGCATCCGCCGCCCCGCCGGCGCGATCAGCCACCCGTAAGACCGTCATCCGCAGCCCCCGCAGACGGAGTCGGGGCGCAGGGCCCGGACCCGGCCCGAACCCGTCCGCCTGTGCGCCGCGACCCAGGTCAGGTAATGTGGCGCCCCCAGTAGTGGACTGACCAGGAGGTGAGACCGATTCCCCGCCAGACCAGGCAGGTGCTCCCGGCTCACAGCCGTGCGGTCCCCGAGATGCAGGTGGCCGCCCGACACAGGTGACCCGGGAAGCGCACTAGGCGCCCCGAAAGGCTCACATGTCGTCCCCGATGCCGTCCCACCCGTCACCCCTTCCCACCCCCCTCGCGGTGCCCGTTTCCGCACCCCTCACCCGCTCCGCCGTCGTCACCACGCTGCGCGCCGCAGGCTGCGTCTTCGCCGAGGACGAGGCGGAACTGCTCTTCTCCACCGCCCGTACGGCCGACGCGCTCGCCGCCATGGTGGAGCGGCGCACCCGCGGCCTGCCCCTGGAACACGTCGTCGGCTGGGCGGAGTTCTACGGACGGCGGATCGCTGTCGATCCCGGCGTCTTCGTACCGCGCCGCCGCACCGAGTTCCTGGTGGGCCAGGCCGTCGACCTCGGACGACGGGCCGCCGTGCGCACCGGGCGGCCCACCGTCGTCGTCGACCTGTGCTGCGGTTCCGGCGCGGTGGGCGCCGTACTGGCCGCCGCCCTGAACCCGGTCGAGCTGTACGCCGCGGACATCGAGCCCGCCGC
It contains:
- a CDS encoding putative protein N(5)-glutamine methyltransferase, whose protein sequence is MSSPMPSHPSPLPTPLAVPVSAPLTRSAVVTTLRAAGCVFAEDEAELLFSTARTADALAAMVERRTRGLPLEHVVGWAEFYGRRIAVDPGVFVPRRRTEFLVGQAVDLGRRAAVRTGRPTVVVDLCCGSGAVGAVLAAALNPVELYAADIEPAAVRCARRNVLAAGGRVHEGDLFDALPKGLRGRIDILVANVPYVPTEEVGLLPPEAREHEPLVALDGGADGLDVLRRVTAAAPQWLAPGGHLLVETSERQAPQAVEAFTRNGLLPRVADSDELYATVVIGTRPSSAPRPS